The following proteins are co-located in the Paludibaculum fermentans genome:
- a CDS encoding S41 family peptidase, which produces MPRLAGLFFLVAAVSCSAYGQANPPLLAQQPTLSATQIAFVFAGDLWTVPRAGGAATRLTTNAGVEADPHFSPDGESIAFTGQYDGNTDVFVVAATGGVPRRLTYHPAADIVRGWTPDGTRVLFSSSRTNFNFTEQLFTVAASGGPASKLPLPIAYEASYSPKQDSIAYVPLARAFQVWKRYRGGRATPVWIAHLASSKVEKVPRDGSNDYCPMWVGDKVYFLSDRNPGGKASLWVYDTKSKKVAQAAPNTGMDFKSASAGPGGIVIEQFGQLQLFDLKSGQLSPVRIQIEGDVSEVRSKLVDVGKRLTNAHISPTGARALFEARGEILTVPAEKGDARNLTESPAVMDRDPAWSPDGQWIAYFSDESGEYELQVKDSLGTQAPRKFRLEEKPTFYGSPRWSPDNKKIAYTDAHLNIWYLDLEQKQPVKVAKDRYQFPSGDRAPAWSPDSQWLAYTQRLPNYLGAVFLYSLADGKSTQLTDGMSDAQNPVFDKGGKYLYFSASTDSGPTLEPDVHSIGTSQTRSLYLAVLSKADPSPFAPESDEEKAPEKKAEGEKPPPKPEEAKPASPAKPEPPKPVVVKIDFDKIGQRILAVPMPPAEYFRLQVGKEGNLFAQASVARGAGGPPGFAVHRYDLKLRKSDVVASGVRFFEASANGEKMLTATGDNWTIQAFKPMPPNGAPAAPPPSGPPAAAMKTEGLQVKSDPKAEWMQMYRDAWRIQREFFYDPNLHGVNVADYSKKYEKYAAAAMSRRDLNYVLADMMGELTVGHLFVAGGEQPEVKTVPTGLLGCDYKIENGRYRFERILDGENWNPDVKAPLTQPGVNVQEGEYLLAVNGRDVVAAEDVYSYFEATAGKQTVLRVGPNPNNEGSREVVVTPIPNESRLRNLAWVESNRRKVDQMTNGRVAYVYMPDTANGGLANFTRYFYAQVGKDAAIIDERFNGGGLLATDIIEVLNRKRMSAVATRDGEDEVQPQGAIFGPKVMIINEYAGSGGDAMPNYFRRANTGKLVGKRTWGGLVGRAGAPSLLDGGFVSAPSSGVWGPNSQWDTENIGVPPDAEVENDPELIRQGKDPQLEKAVELVLADLEKAPVAKPKRPAYPNYHKP; this is translated from the coding sequence ATGCCTCGTCTCGCCGGGCTCTTTTTCCTTGTCGCCGCAGTTTCCTGTTCTGCCTACGGGCAAGCGAATCCGCCCCTGCTGGCCCAACAGCCTACATTGAGCGCTACCCAAATCGCCTTCGTCTTCGCGGGGGACTTGTGGACCGTTCCGCGAGCCGGCGGGGCGGCCACGCGCCTGACCACGAACGCGGGGGTGGAAGCGGATCCTCACTTCTCGCCGGATGGGGAATCGATTGCCTTCACGGGGCAGTATGACGGGAACACGGATGTCTTCGTTGTTGCCGCGACCGGAGGGGTGCCGCGCCGGCTGACCTATCATCCGGCGGCCGACATCGTCCGGGGCTGGACGCCGGATGGAACGCGGGTCCTTTTCTCCTCGTCGCGCACCAATTTCAATTTCACCGAACAGCTCTTCACCGTGGCTGCGAGCGGCGGTCCGGCGTCGAAGCTGCCACTGCCCATCGCCTACGAAGCCAGCTATTCGCCGAAGCAGGACAGTATTGCTTATGTCCCGCTGGCGCGCGCGTTTCAGGTGTGGAAGCGGTATCGGGGCGGGCGGGCGACTCCGGTCTGGATTGCGCACCTGGCCAGCAGCAAGGTGGAGAAAGTCCCAAGGGATGGCTCCAATGACTACTGCCCGATGTGGGTGGGTGACAAGGTCTATTTCCTGAGCGACCGGAACCCGGGCGGCAAGGCGTCGCTGTGGGTGTACGACACGAAGTCGAAGAAGGTCGCGCAGGCTGCGCCGAATACGGGCATGGACTTCAAGTCGGCGTCGGCGGGGCCGGGCGGGATCGTGATCGAGCAGTTTGGTCAACTCCAGTTGTTCGATCTGAAATCGGGGCAGCTCAGCCCTGTCCGGATCCAGATTGAAGGGGACGTTTCGGAAGTGCGGTCCAAGCTGGTGGATGTGGGGAAACGGTTGACGAATGCCCACATCTCGCCGACGGGCGCGCGGGCGCTGTTCGAGGCGCGGGGCGAGATTCTGACGGTGCCGGCGGAGAAGGGCGATGCCCGGAACCTGACGGAGTCGCCGGCGGTGATGGACCGTGATCCGGCGTGGTCGCCGGACGGGCAGTGGATTGCTTACTTCTCCGATGAGTCTGGAGAGTATGAACTGCAGGTGAAGGACTCGCTGGGCACGCAGGCTCCGCGGAAGTTCCGGCTGGAAGAGAAGCCGACATTCTATGGTTCGCCGCGCTGGTCGCCGGACAACAAGAAGATCGCCTATACGGATGCTCACCTGAATATCTGGTACCTGGACCTGGAGCAGAAACAACCGGTGAAGGTGGCCAAGGATCGCTATCAGTTTCCCAGTGGGGATCGCGCGCCGGCGTGGTCGCCGGATAGCCAGTGGCTGGCCTACACGCAGCGGCTGCCCAACTATCTGGGCGCCGTGTTCCTCTATTCGCTGGCGGACGGGAAGAGTACTCAACTGACGGATGGGATGAGCGACGCGCAGAATCCGGTGTTCGACAAGGGCGGGAAGTATCTGTACTTCTCAGCGAGCACGGACTCGGGTCCGACGCTGGAGCCGGATGTGCACAGTATCGGCACGTCGCAGACGCGCAGCCTGTACCTGGCGGTGCTGTCGAAGGCCGATCCGTCGCCGTTCGCTCCGGAGAGTGATGAGGAAAAGGCGCCGGAGAAGAAAGCTGAGGGCGAGAAGCCCCCGCCGAAGCCAGAGGAAGCCAAACCGGCCTCGCCGGCCAAACCCGAGCCGCCCAAGCCGGTGGTGGTCAAGATCGATTTCGACAAGATCGGGCAGCGGATTCTGGCGGTGCCGATGCCGCCGGCGGAGTACTTCCGTCTGCAGGTTGGGAAAGAGGGGAACCTGTTTGCGCAGGCCTCAGTGGCGCGTGGGGCCGGCGGACCGCCCGGGTTCGCGGTGCACCGCTATGACCTGAAGCTGCGCAAGTCGGATGTGGTGGCGAGCGGTGTGCGGTTCTTTGAAGCCTCCGCCAACGGCGAGAAGATGCTGACGGCGACGGGCGACAACTGGACGATCCAGGCGTTCAAGCCGATGCCACCCAACGGTGCTCCGGCAGCGCCGCCCCCTTCCGGACCGCCGGCGGCGGCAATGAAGACCGAGGGATTGCAGGTGAAGTCCGACCCGAAGGCCGAGTGGATGCAGATGTACCGGGATGCGTGGCGCATCCAGCGGGAGTTCTTCTACGACCCGAATCTGCACGGTGTGAACGTGGCGGACTATTCAAAGAAGTATGAGAAGTATGCGGCGGCGGCGATGTCGCGGCGGGATCTCAACTATGTCCTGGCGGACATGATGGGCGAACTGACGGTGGGCCACCTGTTTGTCGCGGGCGGCGAGCAGCCAGAGGTGAAGACGGTGCCGACGGGCCTGCTGGGCTGCGACTACAAGATCGAGAACGGGCGCTACCGGTTTGAGCGGATTCTGGATGGCGAGAACTGGAACCCCGACGTGAAGGCGCCTTTGACGCAACCCGGAGTGAACGTGCAGGAGGGCGAGTATCTGCTGGCGGTGAATGGCCGCGACGTCGTGGCGGCGGAGGATGTCTACAGCTACTTCGAAGCCACGGCGGGCAAGCAGACGGTGCTGCGCGTGGGGCCGAATCCCAACAATGAGGGGTCGCGCGAGGTGGTGGTGACCCCGATCCCGAACGAGTCGAGACTGCGGAACCTGGCGTGGGTGGAGTCGAACCGCCGCAAAGTGGATCAGATGACGAACGGCCGGGTGGCTTACGTCTACATGCCGGATACTGCCAACGGCGGGCTGGCCAACTTCACGCGCTATTTCTACGCGCAGGTGGGCAAGGATGCGGCGATCATCGACGAACGGTTCAACGGCGGCGGGTTGCTGGCCACGGACATCATCGAAGTGCTGAATCGCAAGCGCATGAGCGCGGTGGCGACGCGCGACGGCGAGGACGAGGTGCAGCCGCAGGGCGCGATTTTCGGGCCCAAGGTGATGATCATCAACGAATACGCGGGGTCGGGCGGCGATGCGATGCCCAACTACTTCCGCCGGGCCAATACTGGGAAACTGGTGGGCAAGCGGACGTGGGGCGGACTGGTGGGCCGCGCGGGCGCTCCATCGCTGCTGGACGGCGGCTTTGTCTCGGCGCCCAGTTCCGGCGTCTGGGGTCCGAATTCGCAGTGGGATACGGAGAATATCGGTGTGCCCCCGGACGCTGAAGTGGAGAATGATCCCGAGCTGATCCGGCAAGGCAAGGATCCGCAACTGGAGAAGGCTGTCGAATTGGTGTTGGCCGACCTGGAGAAGGCTCCAGTGGCGAAGCCAAAGCGGCCGGCGTATCCGAACTACCACAAGCCTTAG
- a CDS encoding GNAT family N-acetyltransferase: MSLLVTVWRTEEAARPHYVPFLQEHAPGPFQCAGWLHHYWDSIRRLAGARAFFVGVFREGQMVAFAPFALTTLGGGVTRLGFATDGRADRQGLAGECSEEVLGAVRDALMDAPQPLVADWRELADGDPLLKLLPGAESMTVQGCPYRVLTPGTAEASKSNKKFQQRIPSYERRLAAMGQYEFRTIDFDAQRAEALALLPQLFEIHDLRHAAKRNAWKKDANRDFLLSLLRDELPSHLMAFVSYVDGVPVAFDLGFRHGSTFTLYIPAFHPAFEKYRLGHVNRARSYEACLRLGLELYDFSRGRSFAKQVWAHGEVLSYDCIAPVGGSWRARMAARMLVGSRRLVAWSRERGYNQKLGAWRERLAWPVAPKAAPVATLAWQGTRPLRYRLIQDLPLETITGIVEYVFALERNAGLELEWTSSSALRVSNLEAEPLLLHLPEAKGNLQETALARR, from the coding sequence ATGTCTCTACTGGTTACCGTGTGGCGGACAGAGGAAGCCGCTCGGCCGCATTATGTCCCTTTTCTTCAAGAACATGCACCCGGACCGTTTCAATGCGCGGGCTGGCTGCATCATTATTGGGACTCCATCCGCCGGCTGGCCGGGGCGCGGGCCTTCTTCGTCGGCGTGTTCCGGGAGGGGCAGATGGTGGCGTTTGCGCCGTTCGCCCTGACTACCCTGGGCGGTGGGGTGACGCGGCTGGGTTTCGCCACGGATGGGCGGGCCGATCGACAGGGGCTTGCCGGCGAGTGTTCGGAAGAGGTGCTGGGTGCGGTCCGGGATGCATTGATGGACGCACCGCAGCCCCTGGTGGCGGATTGGCGGGAGCTGGCGGATGGGGATCCTCTCCTGAAGCTACTGCCGGGCGCGGAGTCGATGACGGTGCAGGGTTGTCCTTACCGTGTCCTGACGCCCGGGACGGCGGAAGCGTCGAAGTCGAACAAGAAGTTCCAGCAGCGCATTCCGTCCTATGAGCGGCGTTTGGCCGCAATGGGCCAGTATGAGTTCCGGACGATCGATTTCGATGCCCAGCGGGCTGAGGCCCTGGCCTTGCTGCCGCAGCTTTTCGAGATCCACGACCTGCGGCATGCGGCCAAACGGAACGCTTGGAAGAAGGACGCGAATCGAGACTTTCTGCTGTCGCTGCTGCGGGATGAACTGCCGTCGCACCTGATGGCGTTCGTCAGCTATGTGGATGGGGTTCCAGTCGCGTTCGACCTGGGGTTCCGACACGGTAGTACTTTTACGCTGTATATCCCTGCGTTTCACCCGGCTTTTGAAAAGTACCGGCTGGGGCACGTGAACCGGGCGCGATCGTACGAGGCCTGTTTGCGCCTGGGATTGGAACTTTATGACTTTTCCAGGGGGAGGTCGTTCGCGAAACAGGTTTGGGCGCATGGGGAGGTGCTGAGTTACGACTGCATTGCTCCGGTGGGTGGCTCGTGGCGGGCACGGATGGCGGCCCGGATGCTGGTGGGGTCGCGGCGGCTGGTCGCGTGGAGCCGGGAGCGGGGCTATAACCAGAAACTGGGCGCCTGGCGCGAACGGCTGGCCTGGCCGGTTGCCCCAAAGGCGGCTCCGGTTGCCACGCTTGCCTGGCAGGGAACCCGGCCACTGCGCTACCGGCTGATCCAGGATCTGCCGCTGGAGACGATCACCGGCATAGTGGAGTATGTTTTCGCACTCGAGCGGAATGCGGGACTCGAGCTGGAGTGGACGAGTTCGTCCGCCCTTCGTGTGTCAAATCTGGAGGCCGAGCCGCTGCTGTTGCACCTGCCTGAAGCCAAAGGTAATTTACAGGAGACAGCGCTGGCCAGGAGGTAG
- a CDS encoding polysaccharide biosynthesis/export family protein: MTNQTWKLQGNTWRRLAAFAVVLAAAILPASGIDQARNSDQLGAGDQVIIRAMHVAEISDKPIRIGDDGTLQLPLIGRIKAAGLTVNELSDQMRKRLAEFLVEPEVAVELVEMKSHPVSVIGALVTPGVYQLHGQKRLLEMISGAGGLRDDAGSMVRITRVRTQGALPLAAARLDATGEYFVGEVRVSDLMSAKNPAENILVRPDDVISIPRGRLVYVMGEVRKPGGFVLREQETLSVLQALALSEGLMPTAGRKNARILRPTLDAGPGKKEIPVDIASILSGKTNDMGLQPDDVLFIPNSAPKSATLRAVEAAVQIGTGVVIWRR, encoded by the coding sequence ATGACTAACCAGACCTGGAAACTGCAAGGCAATACGTGGAGGAGACTGGCCGCATTTGCCGTCGTACTCGCGGCGGCCATCCTACCCGCAAGCGGCATTGATCAGGCCCGCAACTCCGATCAGCTCGGCGCCGGCGATCAAGTGATCATCCGCGCCATGCACGTGGCCGAGATCTCCGACAAACCGATTCGCATCGGCGACGACGGCACTCTGCAACTGCCGCTGATCGGCCGCATTAAGGCCGCCGGCCTCACCGTCAACGAGCTCTCCGATCAGATGCGCAAGCGCCTGGCGGAATTCCTGGTCGAGCCGGAAGTCGCGGTCGAACTGGTCGAAATGAAGAGCCATCCCGTCTCCGTCATCGGCGCGCTGGTCACCCCGGGCGTCTACCAGTTGCACGGCCAGAAGCGGCTGCTGGAAATGATCTCCGGAGCCGGCGGCCTGCGCGACGACGCCGGCAGCATGGTGCGCATCACCCGCGTCCGGACCCAGGGCGCCCTGCCCCTGGCCGCGGCCAGGCTCGACGCCACCGGCGAATACTTCGTCGGCGAAGTTCGCGTATCCGATTTGATGTCCGCCAAAAACCCCGCCGAGAACATCCTGGTCCGCCCCGACGATGTCATCAGCATCCCGCGCGGCCGCCTGGTCTACGTCATGGGCGAAGTCCGCAAGCCCGGCGGCTTCGTACTGCGTGAGCAGGAGACCCTCTCCGTGCTGCAGGCCCTGGCCCTCTCTGAAGGCCTCATGCCGACCGCCGGCCGCAAGAACGCCCGCATCCTGCGCCCCACCCTGGACGCCGGCCCGGGCAAGAAGGAAATCCCCGTGGACATCGCTTCCATCCTCTCGGGCAAGACCAATGACATGGGACTTCAGCCGGACGACGTGCTCTTCATCCCCAACAGCGCGCCAAAGTCGGCCACGCTGCGGGCCGTGGAAGCGGCGGTGCAGATCGGCACCGGCGTCGTGATCTGGCGGCGGTAG
- a CDS encoding GumC family protein, whose product MKQLNSTAWASGDGQLTSVAQVIPARPMLAELPRNSEAHEFASFGGIFSALRQRWILMTAFVAAGAALAVTLAFSQAKVYEAKASIEINSPNGDYLNSRTLDPSSNADILIEPYLQTQLRLIQSDSLLVRVAAKTNLADRPEFRGGASKPIPTREKLLEKIHDRLTVRLFGQTRILEILFQAQDPALAARFANTLASEFAEQSLERRVSGTRHTAESLAGQVDELRATLEKSEAQLEDFVRRNQRTSIPEKEDVADARLRQLQSALSTAQDARIAEQSRYQLARATAAAQENGLLDSDTLRAYRARQTELRQKLAEAARIFKPGHYKVQQIQAELTEVQNAMDRERGLSLERLRGAYESAQLREDALKSDFESQARLVNGQTVLDVRYTALRHEVDTNRVLYESTRQKFREANISSASQANTVQLLDSAAQPELPIKPNKRMYGAIGLFGGGFLGLLTVLLVEGKDRRIKSPDHAAQSLRSPMLGAIPSAPWALTDNARPALPMRPTSGQTAAVQGHGEQLEALLKMRRNPAVANAYRSVLASLLYSPQCERRPQVIAITSAEAGEGRTNLACNLALSLAEAGRNVLLVDADSENPRLHDIFGVPNDYGYYDLVATAPQERTREIIDSIYVTAMPGLLFLPAGRSGHGTTLVDNLRVAELMMLLRSEYDAVIVDVPPVLRSANARGLARQADGVAFVIRANRVPVEVASKALQQLSSDGVKVLGTVLNDWEPEGLTLAS is encoded by the coding sequence ATGAAGCAACTGAATTCAACAGCGTGGGCGTCCGGCGATGGCCAGCTCACCAGCGTCGCTCAAGTGATCCCCGCCCGGCCGATGCTCGCCGAACTGCCCCGCAACTCTGAGGCCCACGAGTTCGCCAGCTTCGGCGGCATCTTCAGTGCGCTGCGGCAGCGCTGGATCCTCATGACCGCCTTTGTCGCGGCCGGCGCCGCGCTCGCCGTCACGCTCGCCTTCTCCCAGGCCAAGGTCTACGAAGCCAAGGCGTCCATTGAGATCAACAGCCCCAACGGCGACTACCTGAACAGCCGGACGCTCGACCCCAGCTCCAACGCCGACATCCTCATCGAGCCTTACCTCCAAACCCAGCTCCGGCTGATCCAGAGCGACTCCCTGCTGGTGCGCGTCGCCGCCAAAACCAATCTCGCCGATCGCCCGGAGTTCCGCGGCGGCGCCTCCAAGCCCATTCCCACCCGCGAGAAGCTGCTCGAAAAGATTCACGACCGCCTCACCGTCCGCCTCTTCGGCCAGACCCGCATCCTGGAGATCCTCTTTCAGGCGCAGGATCCCGCCCTCGCCGCCCGCTTCGCCAACACGCTCGCCTCTGAATTCGCTGAACAGTCCCTGGAACGCCGCGTGAGCGGCACCCGCCACACGGCGGAGAGCCTGGCCGGCCAGGTGGATGAGCTCCGCGCCACCCTCGAGAAGTCTGAAGCGCAGCTCGAAGATTTTGTCCGTCGCAATCAGCGCACCAGCATCCCGGAGAAGGAAGACGTCGCCGACGCCCGCCTCCGTCAGCTCCAGTCCGCCTTGAGCACCGCCCAGGACGCCCGCATCGCTGAGCAGTCGCGCTACCAGTTGGCCCGTGCCACCGCCGCCGCCCAGGAGAACGGCCTCCTCGACAGCGACACCCTCCGCGCCTACCGCGCCCGCCAGACCGAACTGCGCCAGAAGCTGGCCGAGGCAGCCAGGATCTTCAAGCCCGGTCATTATAAGGTGCAGCAGATTCAGGCGGAACTCACTGAAGTCCAGAACGCGATGGACCGCGAACGCGGCCTGTCCCTCGAACGCCTCCGCGGCGCCTACGAATCCGCCCAGCTTCGCGAAGACGCCTTGAAGTCCGACTTCGAAAGCCAGGCTCGCCTCGTCAACGGCCAGACCGTCCTGGACGTGCGCTACACCGCCCTGCGCCACGAAGTGGACACCAACCGCGTCCTCTACGAGTCCACCCGCCAGAAGTTCCGCGAAGCCAACATCTCCTCCGCTTCGCAGGCCAACACGGTTCAATTGCTCGACTCCGCCGCCCAGCCCGAACTGCCCATCAAACCGAACAAGCGCATGTACGGCGCCATCGGCCTCTTCGGCGGCGGCTTCCTGGGCCTGCTCACGGTCCTGCTGGTCGAAGGCAAGGATCGCCGCATCAAGAGCCCCGACCATGCCGCGCAGAGCCTGCGCTCGCCCATGCTCGGCGCCATCCCCTCCGCCCCCTGGGCCCTCACCGACAATGCCCGCCCCGCCCTGCCCATGCGGCCCACCTCCGGCCAGACCGCCGCCGTGCAGGGTCACGGGGAGCAGCTCGAAGCGCTGCTCAAGATGCGCCGCAACCCGGCCGTCGCCAACGCTTACCGTAGCGTCCTCGCTTCCCTGCTCTACTCCCCGCAGTGCGAACGCCGCCCGCAGGTCATCGCCATCACCAGCGCCGAGGCCGGGGAAGGCCGCACCAATCTGGCCTGCAACCTGGCCCTGTCCCTCGCCGAAGCCGGCCGTAACGTCCTGCTGGTCGACGCCGACAGCGAGAACCCCCGGCTGCACGACATCTTCGGCGTGCCGAACGACTACGGCTACTACGATCTGGTCGCCACTGCGCCCCAGGAACGGACCCGCGAAATTATCGACTCCATCTACGTCACGGCGATGCCGGGCCTGCTCTTCCTGCCCGCCGGCCGCTCCGGCCACGGCACCACCCTGGTCGACAACCTCCGCGTCGCCGAACTCATGATGCTGCTGCGCTCCGAGTACGACGCCGTCATCGTCGACGTACCCCCGGTGCTGCGCTCCGCCAACGCGCGCGGCCTGGCCCGTCAGGCCGACGGTGTCGCCTTCGTCATCCGCGCCAACCGGGTACCGGTCGAGGTCGCCTCCAAGGCCCTGCAGCAGCTCTCCAGCGATGGCGTGAAGGTCCTCGGCACCGTGCTCAACGATTGGGAGCCGGAAGGGCTCACCCTGGCGTCCTAA
- a CDS encoding lipopolysaccharide biosynthesis protein produces the protein MQAAANTNILPAPAPSLRLNFAWTAAGNGVYSACQWGMVAVLARTSSPELVGRYALGMAVSAPILLLAQMNLRALLATDVRGEHRFSDYTLLRFVTLLAAVALSAGFALFGGYAPEAVWTIVLVAVAQAIEGMSDIYQGQLQQAEQMDKLALSLSVRGLLSLAAVTAVMMATGSLPAALLAMSACRLAVLFFYDRPAAAACAIQAENSQDVLSRRLWSLVRLAAPLGAVMMLGSLSTNVPRYFIARAMSEASLGIFAAVFTFASAGNMVVNALGQAATPKLARLSAEGNRAGFLRLSLRLGAMIAGLGALSALGCLLFGKAVLTLVFGPLYAGHSAAMVAAALAGGAGWLASMSGYVLTAARCLGPQVPILLASVAVTAAACAFLIPPFGLIGAAAALGAGSLAQVTGNCIAMRGKL, from the coding sequence ATGCAAGCCGCCGCCAACACCAACATCCTGCCCGCCCCGGCGCCGTCGCTCCGGCTCAACTTCGCCTGGACGGCCGCGGGCAACGGCGTCTACTCGGCTTGCCAGTGGGGCATGGTGGCTGTCCTGGCCCGCACCTCTTCTCCGGAGCTCGTCGGCCGCTACGCCCTCGGAATGGCGGTCTCCGCGCCCATCCTGCTGCTCGCCCAGATGAACCTGCGAGCCCTGCTGGCCACGGACGTCCGGGGCGAGCACCGCTTCTCTGACTACACCCTCCTCCGCTTCGTCACCCTCCTGGCCGCGGTCGCCCTCTCCGCCGGCTTCGCCCTCTTCGGCGGCTACGCCCCCGAGGCGGTCTGGACCATCGTCCTGGTCGCCGTCGCCCAGGCCATCGAAGGCATGAGCGACATCTACCAGGGCCAACTCCAGCAGGCCGAACAGATGGACAAACTGGCGCTCTCGCTCAGCGTGCGCGGCCTGCTCTCGCTGGCTGCCGTCACCGCCGTGATGATGGCCACCGGCAGCCTGCCCGCCGCCCTGCTCGCCATGAGCGCCTGCCGCCTCGCCGTCCTCTTCTTCTACGACCGCCCGGCCGCTGCGGCCTGCGCCATCCAGGCTGAGAACAGCCAGGACGTGCTCAGCCGCCGCCTGTGGAGCCTCGTGCGTCTCGCGGCGCCGCTCGGTGCCGTCATGATGCTCGGCTCGCTCTCCACCAATGTGCCCCGCTACTTCATCGCCCGGGCCATGAGCGAAGCGTCCCTCGGCATCTTCGCCGCGGTCTTCACCTTTGCCTCCGCCGGCAACATGGTCGTCAATGCTCTCGGTCAGGCCGCCACCCCCAAGCTGGCGCGCCTCAGCGCGGAGGGCAACCGCGCCGGCTTCCTCCGCTTGAGCCTCCGCCTCGGAGCCATGATCGCCGGCCTCGGCGCACTCTCCGCCCTGGGTTGCCTCCTCTTCGGCAAAGCCGTACTCACCCTCGTCTTCGGACCTCTGTATGCCGGTCACAGCGCCGCCATGGTGGCCGCTGCCCTCGCGGGCGGCGCCGGCTGGCTGGCCTCCATGAGCGGCTATGTCCTCACCGCGGCCCGCTGCCTCGGTCCGCAGGTACCCATCCTGCTGGCCTCCGTAGCCGTCACCGCCGCGGCCTGCGCCTTCCTCATTCCGCCCTTCGGACTCATCGGAGCCGCGGCCGCCCTTGGCGCCGGCTCGCTGGCCCAGGTCACCGGCAACTGCATCGCCATGCGAGGCAAGCTATGA
- a CDS encoding O-antigen ligase family protein produces the protein MNPNRSLFARFAFITMWIFIFALSCEKSLELPGIGSLGRVTGALAMGAGLVAILAEGRFRIPSPAHIALMLVVLWSSLTYRWTVSTAATEERITTYVQLLFIVVLIWQLCLEVTDAKLLMAAYVLGTLVPALDTFRRYLTAQETFYQRYATVGFDPNDLALTLAISIPMSLYLAANSGPLLTWCCRLQLLAVVATILLTASRSGTVAMTVAFSFALVLWHGAPRKQKMLSAAAAGVMACIMIAAVPASSWLRIATLGSEVKEGTLNSRTVLWGAGVRALGDVPLQGVGAGAYPDAIASVVGRPQTWTPVAHNTFLSLLVETGFIGFSLFLAFFGMLLWTAFRMQGQSRWMWLACLLAWTIGVSALTWENRKPTWMIFGLLLAHSAARAPALASPGKRQALPMTPVWRMS, from the coding sequence ATGAACCCGAACCGCTCGCTGTTCGCCCGCTTCGCGTTCATCACGATGTGGATCTTCATCTTCGCGCTGTCGTGCGAGAAGAGCCTGGAACTGCCCGGCATCGGGTCACTCGGCCGCGTCACCGGGGCACTAGCCATGGGCGCCGGTCTCGTCGCGATCCTCGCCGAGGGCAGGTTCCGGATCCCCTCCCCGGCGCACATCGCCCTGATGCTGGTCGTTCTCTGGTCGTCCCTCACTTACCGCTGGACGGTCTCCACGGCCGCCACCGAGGAACGCATTACCACCTATGTTCAGCTGCTGTTCATCGTCGTCCTCATCTGGCAGCTCTGCCTGGAAGTGACCGACGCGAAACTGCTGATGGCCGCCTATGTCCTGGGCACGCTGGTGCCCGCGCTGGATACCTTCCGCCGCTATCTCACGGCGCAGGAGACCTTTTATCAGCGCTACGCCACCGTCGGCTTCGACCCCAACGACCTCGCCCTCACCCTCGCCATCAGCATCCCCATGTCGCTGTACCTGGCCGCCAACAGCGGTCCGCTGCTCACCTGGTGCTGCCGCCTGCAACTGCTCGCCGTCGTGGCCACCATCCTGCTGACCGCCTCGCGCTCCGGCACCGTAGCCATGACCGTCGCATTCTCCTTCGCCCTGGTGCTCTGGCACGGCGCGCCGCGCAAGCAGAAGATGCTCTCCGCCGCCGCCGCCGGCGTCATGGCCTGCATCATGATCGCCGCCGTACCGGCCAGCAGCTGGCTGCGGATCGCGACTCTTGGTTCCGAAGTGAAAGAAGGCACGCTCAACAGCCGCACCGTGCTGTGGGGCGCCGGTGTACGCGCCCTGGGCGACGTACCCCTGCAGGGCGTGGGCGCGGGAGCCTACCCCGACGCTATCGCTTCCGTGGTCGGCCGCCCCCAAACCTGGACGCCGGTCGCTCACAACACCTTCCTGTCCCTTCTGGTGGAGACAGGCTTTATCGGTTTTTCGCTGTTCCTGGCGTTCTTCGGAATGCTGCTCTGGACAGCCTTTCGGATGCAGGGACAGTCCCGCTGGATGTGGCTGGCCTGCCTGTTGGCGTGGACCATCGGAGTCTCCGCCTTAACGTGGGAAAATCGCAAACCCACCTGGATGATCTTCGGCCTGCTGCTCGCCCATTCCGCGGCCCGCGCACCTGCACTGGCGAGCCCGGGCAAGCGACAGGCCCTGCCAATGACTCCTGTCTGGAGGATGAGTTGA